AATAATTCATTATTTGTCTCTTGATGTATTTTGCTATAActtcttatgtttttatttaatttaataaacATGCAAAATGTAATTAAGATCGTGAAGGTCACAAAGTAAAATCATAATGCCACTTTTGTGATTGTGACAGCCTGGTGAATTTTTTGGTTGTGCATGGTACCCTTTCCAcaatgttaggtgtcctgattcaaGTACTGTATGATTAACAAATAATCAATTTTTGTTGCCATAGATTTTGTCTTACTATAGGCTATAAGattctaaaaacattttttttggaaacctaTCTATACCTAAATTTTCTTATTACAATGTTCTTACAATCCCTCTCTAAATTTTTACTGCCTAATGATTTTTCATctaattttgttctaaaatgaacttacatttaattttgtgtgtttttttttgttcatacatatttttctaacaataggcagggtttttttttaaaaagatacttAAAGAGTATTTTGCTGCaacaaatacttttaaaaaagtaatgcaCACCTTCTCGTAGCTGCATAATTTACCAGACAtgttcaaaagttttaaaaaataccaaaataCTATCGGTAGTTAGAGCTTGCGCAGTGCAGTACTATGTCATAAGTTATTAATGTTACGCGCTATCTTTGTTGTTATCAAACTGTTATTAAAGAGAAAGGTTCTCTTTTAATTCTGTGTAAATTTTCAAGCAGGTTGTAACCAGGCCAAAATTTGGATTTTGTAAGGAGAAGTTTTTTTTCCTAAATAATGCAAAAACTCTAATAAAAAAAGGTTCATTTGTTTATCAATCAATAAAACATTACATCACTACAAAGTTCAATAGTATTAGCAAAAGTCAATAAGCTATTGCAGTGCACTTGGAAACAGATTAAAATAGCTGACGTCATCTCCCTGCGCACATGAAAAAGTTTACTTCAATGACAGTGTGGAGGAATGCAATCACATAGTCTTATTGAGATTTCTGTCAATGGGTAGCGATCAAGTCACATACAATGATATGAACATTGAGCAAATGTTAAATTATATCCACTAGCCATACACACATTAATTTATTACATTTGTGCGATTacacataaaaaaatcataataatGTGTGCTTTATAACACACGGCAAGAGCATTATAGCATGTGAAACTCTGCATGCTAGGTCAATTACTCCTGTTAAGAGCCAATTTCTGTAAGAACCAGGCAATTTTGATAGGAAATATAATGATagtaaatgattttgttttcttttttttagatgGGTACCATACCCATTGAGTAAAGCAAATTCTTGGAACTTTGTTAAAATCAGACCCCTAAGGTAGCTCAACATCTTTGGCTAAGAAAAATGACTCTTAAAATAATCACAGGCTGAGTAAAATAGAGGCCCAAAAACCTAGAAAAATAGGTTTTGTACCATTTTTAGGCCACCATTATGGAGACCGCAACTAAGGCCACATGGTTTTTTCTATTAATTTTGAAGCTTATAAGAAAGTACTTtaagataataaaaagaaaCCCACATAATCCAAATTCCAACATGAGATATTATCTTCAAATTTGGAATTTCCCACTTGTCCAAAAACTGCTAAAAACTTCAAATAGCCATAAATCCACCATTATGAATTTTTGGATcttaaaattttggaaatttgaTTTACTTAATACATACCGTAtgaaatatctaaaaataaagataaggcACCGTCTGGTTCTTACAAAAATTGGTTCTTAAGGCTAGCTGGAGTTAAGTACTTTTCTCCCTAAAATTTCTATCATGTTGAGACCATGATACACAGTCTCAATGTATTGTAATATGGTTAAAGatcttgttattatttttataatttgtagACAAATGCACTTTTTAGCATTCATGAAATTTGTGAAAGAAAAAGTTcctatttttgtaaaatttaatcTTATAACTACTCTTGAAAACTTAATTCTCTATTTCTTGTATATGTTATCAAAAAGGTAGAATTTTTTAATGTgtcattaaaaaacttttgacaGCACGCTATTTCACGCCATTTCATATAATTTAAGACAGGTGTGCGGTAGATTGCACGCCTGAAAAATTCTGCGCATGAtatcaaaaaaatgtgtttacaaaaacaattccTTCACTCTGTACACCGCACAGCTGCTGCTGTTTTGGTGTAAGGAACAAACCAAATGCAAGTTCCAACAATGTACGGCAGGGAATTTCAACCCATACACAAAGAAGTTGTAAGCAGACTCGTTAATTGAACTTTGTTATTATATACTTTTGGGCCAAACAgctatttaaattaaattaaattacggaAAGTCGAATGGCCGCTAATAATGATATTTAATAAACCTTATGTTGAATGAACCATaaatattaaagtttttttcccaTTAGTTACATtatcttttaattatttaatctgtaaaataaacaaaaaaataaacaaaaaaacaaataaaagaaaacgtTGGTTTATTTATGGAAATAGGAAAGCAGAGGTAATTTGGTGATAACTTAATTGTCATACTTTGTGAAAATAGAGAAAGGTGAATTTCCTAACAATGTGCATGCGCCTTTTTACACACTGAAAACAAATGCATTTTGTCCTGGACTCAAGGAAGTTTTTTTTAGATCCTGACACAAAGTAACAACAATATTAGTGCTCATTATCACAAACAAACCTTTATGCAGTATCTCAGGTCTTTTGGGAAAATTTTGATACATGTGTGGCAAAAAGCACGCCTCAAGTATTTTAGGTATGCTTTTGGATGTGCTgttaaattcttataaaatttgtcattatGCAGGTGTTTTGTGTGTGTGGAGGTGTGCGCGTGCTTATTATATCAAGACAGCGTTGCAAACATATGGGTCTCCCTGTACCCCACTCTTGGCCTGGCTTTTGTGGAACACAATTTTTCGCCTGCAAATTTTAGCAGAAGGTGGGGGAGGGCAGTTTGTATTCTGCCAGTCTTGAGTAAGGTTCAGATATGGAAACATTTTCCATACATAACTATTGATCctaactttaaaaatatagagctatatttatatacaacacAACGCACCTAAATAATTTCAACTAGCTACATCATAAATGTATCTATAGATCTTAATTCTATCAAGATGGTTTTGGTACATAGCTAGGCTGGCCATTTTCTTtggaagatgctttatccaaaatgcgattccgtggttttaaatttaaattattattaaaaattacgTCATTCAAATATGACGTATTGTTGCATAATTCCTAAAATGCATTGGGTGCGCATTTAGCAGGAGTTTGCGGAAAAGCCTGGAGGCACACGCACGTGTTTTGAGATTTTGTATACCGTTGAAgttttcaactaaaataaaCCTTTCGAACTGTAATCCATGTTCAAtaatggaaataaataaaacgaataATGAAAATCTAGATGGTAAgttgtcaaagttttttttattattcttggatattataaagaaaaaataaaagctagaaataaatcaaatcgaaaatttttttctacCGGATACTTTGTGGAATGCGAATGTCCAAGCTTTGTCACGAAGGAAAtggttttgtaaaaaatgtaaataaatttcttcCAAAAAAACACATCATCATTCAACATTTCTTTCCTGTTTTACCCAAAAATCTACTTCCGCAATAAAATCTGGGTTAGTCGGGGATCTGGGTAATAATGCGACTAAAGGAAGCCATATTTAATgccgaagtattttaaataagaGTTAATTTTGAACCACGGAatggcattttggataaagcatcttccaTTTTCTTTACTGGATTTGAGATTTGTTTTGCtattttcaatgttttgattttgccgCCGTGTTTGTTGTATAATAACCGGAACAGTAGCCTAGGGGAACACACAAAATAGTTTGGTTTTATAACACTTTATTTAAACTTGATAAAACATaaaacttgatttttttgttttacttaaaGTATTAATTGTatgtatatttataaaaaatgttgtttttaggaTAAAAGATGCACATACGTTATGGATAAGATCTAATTTGCTTTCCTAATGATGGTTTCCGTTCATAGTATTAAAAGCGTAAACATTGGAATCGAAATTTCATTTGCGGACGTAGATGTAGCAGGCTACACAACAGAAAAGAACCACTGTGTTAATTTGAAACCGtatcctttattttttttaaaacagaatttTACTAAAGTAGAATTCCATTAGCCTATAGTAGggagaaaaattataaatgaaTTTTTACTGTAGCATTGGTTCTGGTAGATGAACAACGATTTGACTAAAGATTAATGTAGTTCTGATGATACTGTTTTTGTGCATATTTACATAGTGGCGGATTTAGGGTATGTCAAGCTAGTCGAGTGGACGTACTTAATTTTCGTCAAAAGCCTTGttgcaattttaaaaagtatttccCTTAAGTACAAAAATTTTCCAGGGTGGCTTTCGTAATATGTAATATGCTCTGGGTTGAATTTCTACAGCTAAAATTTCTACACATAAAACACACATGCGTGTATTATATAGTTGAGCGTATGTTCATCAATGATATGGCATTATATGTAATTATCTTGGAGTAACTTCACATCTTGTTTTATTAGGGACACAAAATTCAGTTATTTGCTTTAATTCactgtaaaaattatatataacccCTAATTTAATGTCGCTGTACTTTGGCTTACTTGTTGTATTAGggggttaaaaatataaataaggaCAACATGTGACTGTAAAAAGCATAAGCCAACCCCTGTATATTTAACATAAGTAAAGTCGAATAAGGTGAGATTATTTATTAAGGGGGAATGGCTTGTGAAATACCGCTAAAAAccgttaaaacaaaaacaaatgacgCTTTACTTCGTCACACAATAGTTTttcgcaacaaaaataaaatggtcaacatatttacttttgaaaatttgttATCAAAGTCGTAAAACAGCAAAGAATTAAGAACTTGACAAAAATTGTAAATCTACCCCCTGATAGATTTATTGCGACTGACTTGTGAAGAGATTTCCATGCTGAACTTAATATGAACTTTAAAGTGGTAGCATGTGTGGTGTTCGTACAAAGTTTGTTTGTCAACTACAGCAAGAAAACACATGATGTTTTTATTAAAGCTTTGCTCTTGGCTAAGTTGGATAAAGAAGTTGTTGTGGCCGGCACTATGAATTTTCGAATTAAAAGCAGAAGTGAAATAAGCTGCTATTTTTAAATCAACGTTTTAGCTTAAAAGAATGGTTTAACAAGACCTCGAAAAATACTATTATTTGGTGAACTTTGTGTGTCGCTGAATGGTGTTTAGGTGGAAGGAGATTTTGTAAGGTTTTTACTgtgttttaagctagctagttagaatgtagataaattgtGCAGAAAAACTGTCGTAGTATTTTTAAACtagtaagataaaaaatcactaaactagaaaatttttgttagttataaaaatgaaaaatgccctaatcacataaaaatatgtaatttatattttataaaatataattttaagttgtcttgtataaattttattctgCTTTTTTTTCTCACACATGCTTTCATAAAACGGTACTCTTATTCGGCTGGTCaccaaaaatatattaaaatatgcTCCCTAGCTTAGAGGGTATACAAAAATGCGGTATACAAAAATTTGCAGAAATTTTGACCTCAACACGGTGTGTAAACGGTCACTTTATGAAACATGTCATTTTAAGTAAACCGACTTAAATCTTAGTATGAAACTTACTAATATATAGACCTGTCACTGCTTTGGTTTTCCTCATTTTGACTTtagtgtatttttaaaatggtattTTATGCGCTAAGTTAAAAATCTCTTAAATGCCTTGCATTCTTTTAACTCCCATTTCTTAgtgattttgtaaaaaattgaactaacttgttTAAATTCCTGTATCCGCCACTGATTACACATCTGTTATAAGAACCAGTAAAATATGAGGAGGTTGACTTTCTTATTTTTGGACCTTTTCAGCATCATTTGTTCTCAACTTCCGAACCTAATTTCACAGATTCAATATGTAGCCCCATTTTCTTCTCTTTATGAATTTTTCCCCAATTTATCTGTATGTTTTTCTATGCAAAAAATGGGTGTGTTTGTTGCCAATGAACATTTGTAATTGTGTTCATAAACAATTGAGCTTAGGTTTTCCTTAGTTTTGAAAATAGTTATTTGAACCTGAAGCTTATTTTTTGGCTAAATCCGAGGCTTGTGTTCTTATAAATTGTAATTATAAAAAGCATTTAGGTTCCACCAAAAGCAGTTTTACAAATTCTATGTACTTCCCCATGTCTCTATCTGTATTTTTCACACACTTTCCAATTAAGGGgctaaaactatttttaatcCACCATGGAATACATCAATATCTATTATGGTATCTTTGGCCTGTATATAGTCACAGTCTTGtaattttcatttgctgttttttcataaaattattattacaaatgctttaaattttgtttcaaggTTGGTTTGGTAATTtgatactttttttaatttaagaaaatCCATGGCATTTATCTATAGACATTTTCCACACAAAATGATATTCCAGTCAGTGTGTAGATTCACCCAGAGAAAGTTATCAAGATATAGGTATGTACATGAGATATATCTTACacatcttttgtttgaaaaaaatagtTGGATAAAAGACTATGAAAaatctacaagtttcatggtttttgtttgcattgCTAtttcatgttgttgttgtttttttacccCAAAACACTTGGTGTGAGAAACAGAATACAGCTATGCTTATAAAGTCTAATCAGTAGCCCATGGATAAATCAACGGGTTTCTTTGTCTTTTATATACCATATTTTCAACTATAAACTTGCACAGACAATCAGAATATGGGTATCTTACACTTCCAAATAATTGTAACGGATCAACTCTTAAGTATATGTTAAAGATGATAGAAAACAGGATTTTTACAATTTCgataagtttaaaaaagaatttaagcgTCAGAAGATAACCTTTGTAAAaacacttgtaacatttattgtCTGTTGCCACCTTTGAAATGGACTTTATGAGATATCAAGTCTTTACCCTTACTGGAATTTTGTTCATAGAAAGGTTTTTAAACATCTAAAATGTAACTTAAAAGTTATAATTAGGATAGGATTACAAGGGTTACGTTTGTGTAAGCGTTTTAGCTTTACCGCTCTTATTATATGAGCAGTTTTggcaagtttaaattttttgcacATTCTATTCTATTGACTTTTTCTATTTCTAGTAACTTTATTATAATATCACCTATTTTGAACACCTTAGACTTTGTTTTGCTGCTCTTTTAGCTTAGTTAATCAGAAGAATTTATCATGTCACTATGATATCCTTGGCTTACATAAATCTGCTTCAAAAAAAGATATCCGTGAGGCGTACTTTAAGAAAACCAAGCAGGTAAAATCCTCTTTAAGTTACTTAAAAATACATATAGTATATATGGGATACCTATATAGATATAGTCAATACTGAATAAATTTAGTCACTAAGTATTATTTACTTAcccatatttttatttatgttattCAAGTACTCTTTAATATGGTGGAAACACTGCCGAAAGTCTCATAAATAACCTAAAAAATGGTCACCCCTTCTTAGATTTTCTGAATATACTCTAGATTGTCTTATATCATCCTTAACAAAATAAATCACTTCTCTGCTATTCAATAAAAAAAGGTTGTATTACCAGTAACACTTCTCTTCTTCCTTCTTTGGCTAAATCTCCTAAGATACGGAATATTTATGTGTTCTACTAAAAAATTTTCACCTGACCTCCTAAATTTCcaatatgtgaaaaatgttgACAACCTGTTTTATATCACCTAATTATTATCAATTTATTTCAGTATCATCCTGATAAAGATCCTAGTGATGACAGCCTCCATGAAAAGTTTGTTGAGgttgtaaattaaaattttgtagcTGGTCTCTTGATACCAGATACCATTTCATATCATGAGAATAAGTTTAAGTTTTCATTCTCTGTTGTTATTTTACAGCATTAATATTTAATGGAAGAGACTGAGTAGTAGACTGGATAGTTTCTTAGTGAGGACTTTTACTGTTtatattatacatttttattcTTACAACATGCGGTAAACTATAGTTGTAATGCATCGTgaaattttctctttttgttACAGCTTTTGTCATTGTCTTAAGTTTTATATGTacaaaaatttcattgaccTGTCACCTTATGTTTTGTTATTTAAACGTATCAATAATGTGATGTTTTGATTGGCATTGCTAAAATATATAACTCAAACAATTATTACCTATGAAAACTAAATGATACCTAGCacaaataattaataatatatATCGTTTTTTGCTACGCAGGAATTTAAGGTtgtcataaaaataattaaaggtTATACGCAACTACTTGAAAAGTCTGAAGACAATTGGGAAACCAGTCattaaaaattctttattttaccTTAACTTTGCTAAAACTTTAGAACTTTAAAATTGATTATAAGTATCTTTTTTACTAGGAAAGGTCACgaaggaaaaataaatattttagtgtTAATGCCTCTGTTaaaagaatagtgtttttttattcagtctaagtttatttcaactttttgatttaaatatcAGCTTTAATGTTCCTGGTCCAATTTCATTCCAAGACGAAGTCATCATATGTTATGCCAAAACTGAAAAAAGTCTGAAacagaattttttgaaaaactgtttttattcttaGTACAGTCAGACAACGGAACATAACTTTAATATTCCTTTGAAGGATATTCTTAAAGGCAATTTCTAACTGAGTgttgaaacatttttatttaaagcatcAATTGAAGTAAAAGACAATTCCAGAAATATAAAAGTCTTGTGCAGTGTCATTGCACTGAAATTAAACATTTAGCTAATAAATTTTGTACTAAAATAAGCTTGGATATTCTTAATTGTTGattccttttttaatttcagtaTTTATCTGATAAAGTATATTCTCAAAAAACGGCATACATGAATTCTACCTTCTCTATAGGTAACACAAGCATATGAAATCTTAGGAGATcagcatttaaaaaatatttatgatgGCATCAGTCATCCAAATATTGTTTACCAACAAAGAACTCGAAGAAATTCAACAAGCGGTACCAATCCCTTTGGTACCTATGAAGACCCTGGGAGGTATATTGAAACTTCGTGCTATAGATTTGAAATACAGTGCCATCCCGTTAACTTAGACCTTTAAAGGTGAATGTCCGAGTTACCCAGGGTAAAAATTCTGGAGTAACTTGGACATTCGCTAAGTCAGACGCATTTCCTGTCCTCCTTTAGGGTCTGAAATAACGGAATCTACTGTATCCGTTTTCGTTCTTTTTTTGGTTGGaatgcaagcaaattttttttttctgacaacGATAATCCTCCCTGGTAGACTTGCCTCTCCCACAAACCTTAGATCAATTTCCacctacttaatttttttttattttacatattaTTCTTGCAAtgattcttttcatttttttgcttttgttgtAGCTAAATTAGCAGGTATAAAAACCTTATTTTTTCCCTTCTCACTTTTTACTTTTCATGACATTGTAACAAAATTACATCCTTCCGAATCATGCTCATATAGGTTATTAGGTCACGTGATATTCAAGTCACGTGAAATTCAAAACATGTGATATTAAAGTCACGTGATAACTGTTTTTTGAGTTGACATTTTAGCGTGTATAATGTTGTTACATTggttttttgtttcttataaaTTAGTTATAGCGCATGCGCGAcagaaaatatatttagaaAGGTAATCG
The genomic region above belongs to Hydractinia symbiolongicarpus strain clone_291-10 chromosome 4, HSymV2.1, whole genome shotgun sequence and contains:
- the LOC130640735 gene encoding dnaJ homolog subfamily C member 4-like isoform X1 gives rise to the protein MVFRWKEILKSMAFIYRHFPHKMIFQSVCRFTQRKLSRYSLVNQKNLSCHYDILGLHKSASKKDIREAYFKKTKQYHPDKDPSDDSLHEKFVEVTQAYEILGDQHLKNIYDGISHPNIVYQQRTRRNSTSGTNPFGTYEDPGSEWHWDEGTRRKAYDEFYKTYKDYHKDLQKNYEERRSKNILLLSFLFLLMVAIGAFNFARIMLYHNEFQKHMDKRTAENAAFLKDSRTGYKSFVAKVTSEKSSEDSPS
- the LOC130640735 gene encoding dnaJ homolog subfamily C member 4-like isoform X2, which translates into the protein MAFIYRHFPHKMIFQSVCRFTQRKLSRYSLVNQKNLSCHYDILGLHKSASKKDIREAYFKKTKQYHPDKDPSDDSLHEKFVEVTQAYEILGDQHLKNIYDGISHPNIVYQQRTRRNSTSGTNPFGTYEDPGSEWHWDEGTRRKAYDEFYKTYKDYHKDLQKNYEERRSKNILLLSFLFLLMVAIGAFNFARIMLYHNEFQKHMDKRTAENAAFLKDSRTGYKSFVAKVTSEKSSEDSPS